A DNA window from Paenibacillus sp. HWE-109 contains the following coding sequences:
- a CDS encoding DUF2920 family protein yields the protein MDMTNESKVNRRADSLMLNNRFFTRPHPDIELGYKRSILEYVLTFPKGGINSDTGLIFVITPFGDSPDSVYQAEKLRPFLAEKYNCIVASVIYFGMDRSFNSVSFDYQFLDLLQAKYAIPYTEFLNENGSIKEDSFTILASHLKMKGIRFLTESRPYMQTVYHQKGEYQSFGFLPALDCLVVLGDILKKYPINKKKIIAYGSSYGGYIALLLGKFAPQTFSVIIDNSGYSRASLHNVCTKDFNTGSQIYNDGNVIISGVSEEPWTLVNENDPCYFSDSCRSIRSLLEEKHRVASDTAYFIFHGDNDQICPTKDKEEVVKILEKYNPIYFKKVTESDLDGVVFKNMNHGMDASLRGLFERVYTLDNQNLLKNTESTDFENENVYHFDCGNKIYQMSFSKDYQVKSQILDR from the coding sequence TTTTTTACAAGACCACATCCCGACATTGAACTGGGTTACAAAAGAAGTATCTTAGAATATGTTTTAACATTCCCAAAAGGCGGAATTAACTCAGATACAGGTTTAATTTTTGTCATTACACCATTTGGTGACTCCCCAGACTCGGTCTATCAAGCAGAGAAATTAAGACCTTTTTTGGCAGAAAAATATAACTGTATAGTAGCTAGTGTAATTTATTTTGGAATGGATAGATCGTTTAATTCAGTTAGTTTTGACTATCAATTCTTAGATTTATTACAGGCTAAGTACGCTATTCCATATACCGAATTTCTTAATGAGAATGGCTCAATAAAGGAAGATTCTTTTACAATCCTCGCATCTCATTTGAAGATGAAGGGAATAAGATTTCTTACTGAATCTAGACCTTACATGCAAACTGTTTACCATCAAAAAGGAGAATATCAATCTTTCGGGTTTTTGCCTGCGCTAGACTGTTTGGTTGTGCTAGGGGATATTCTAAAAAAATACCCTATAAATAAAAAGAAAATCATTGCATACGGGTCATCATATGGCGGATATATAGCTCTATTACTTGGTAAATTTGCACCACAAACATTCTCGGTCATAATAGACAACTCCGGATATTCCAGAGCAAGTTTGCATAATGTCTGTACCAAAGATTTTAATACAGGATCTCAGATATACAATGATGGAAATGTTATAATTAGTGGGGTTTCAGAAGAGCCATGGACACTCGTCAATGAGAACGATCCCTGCTACTTCTCTGATAGTTGCCGATCCATAAGAAGTTTATTAGAAGAAAAGCACAGAGTAGCTTCTGATACTGCCTATTTTATTTTTCATGGCGATAATGACCAGATTTGTCCTACAAAAGATAAAGAAGAAGTAGTAAAAATACTTGAAAAGTATAACCCAATTTATTTCAAAAAAGTCACTGAGAGTGATTTAGATGGGGTGGTTTTCAAAAATATGAATCATGGAATGGATGCATCCTTACGTGGACTATTCGAACGGGTTTATACGCTGGATAACCAAAATTTATTGAAAAACACTGAATCTACTGATTTCGAAAATGAAAATGTCTACCATTTTGATTGTGGAAATAAAATATATCAAATGTCTTTTTCAAAAGATTATCAAGTTAAATCTCAGATTTTAGACAGATAA
- a CDS encoding NAD-dependent epimerase/dehydratase family protein → MSIFITGGTGYIGSKTVDVALQQGYQVTVLTRDAEKAKELQRKGAKALVGDLMVDGGWQKELRNAENVIHLAAPPTWGKKVTTKVAQDYQKGHYDMTVRLLDNVNVERLKKLIYIAGTSYFGDAGDGEPAIETFRSQPKGWGPYISPSIDILPQYSNKGVPIISAFPGQVYGADSWFPQLFLEPLAKSKPVIGLKGHNPIFSPIHVQDCARAFLFLLEAGQAGESYILVDDKPIRSGDITTLSAKALKLPEKKRYVPTWLCRLLLGPVLTEYATSHTNFSNEKLKKTGFTYLYPTIQSGIADVVAEWNNRAKS, encoded by the coding sequence ATGTCAATATTTATTACAGGCGGTACAGGGTATATTGGAAGCAAAACGGTTGATGTCGCTCTCCAGCAAGGCTATCAAGTTACTGTGTTGACAAGAGACGCGGAGAAAGCGAAAGAACTACAACGTAAAGGCGCCAAAGCCTTGGTCGGCGACCTGATGGTAGATGGTGGCTGGCAAAAGGAGTTGAGAAACGCTGAGAATGTAATTCACTTAGCTGCACCGCCTACTTGGGGGAAAAAGGTTACAACGAAGGTTGCACAAGACTATCAAAAAGGGCATTACGACATGACCGTTCGACTGCTGGACAATGTCAACGTGGAACGGCTGAAAAAGCTGATTTATATTGCGGGCACTAGTTACTTTGGTGATGCTGGTGACGGGGAGCCGGCAATCGAAACGTTTCGTTCTCAGCCTAAAGGCTGGGGGCCTTATATCTCGCCTTCTATCGATATCCTACCGCAGTATAGCAACAAAGGAGTTCCGATTATTTCAGCTTTTCCCGGACAAGTGTACGGAGCCGATTCCTGGTTCCCGCAGCTGTTTCTGGAGCCGCTTGCGAAGAGTAAGCCGGTTATTGGCCTGAAGGGTCATAATCCAATATTTTCTCCGATCCATGTACAAGATTGCGCTAGAGCCTTTCTTTTCTTGTTGGAAGCAGGGCAAGCGGGGGAAAGCTATATTCTCGTTGACGACAAGCCGATCAGGAGCGGAGATATTACCACACTATCCGCGAAAGCGCTTAAGCTGCCGGAGAAGAAGCGATATGTTCCTACCTGGTTGTGTCGGTTGCTTCTTGGGCCAGTATTAACCGAATATGCTACATCCCATACTAATTTCTCAAATGAGAAATTGAAGAAGACCGGGTTTACATATCTATATCCGACGATTCAATCTGGAATTGCGGATGTAGTAGCTGAATGGAATAATCGTGCAAAATCGTGA